One region of Pogona vitticeps strain Pit_001003342236 chromosome 1, PviZW2.1, whole genome shotgun sequence genomic DNA includes:
- the RNF146 gene encoding E3 ubiquitin-protein ligase RNF146, translating to MAGCGEIDHSINMLPTNKKTNESCSSAAPSLMVPECAICLQTCVHPVSLPCKHVFCYLCVKGASWLGKRCALCRQEIPEDFLDKPTLLSPEELKAASRGNGEYAWYYEGRNGWWQYDERTSRELEDAFSKGKKSTEMLIAGFLYVADLENMVQYRRNEHGRRRKIKRDIIDIPKKGVAGLRLDCDSNAVNLARESSADGADSIPALGAAAGQPLATVSVRPLPSLDGQLTSPATPSPDASTLENSFANLQINGDSMVERSHGGEGEEDHESSSSGRVPILDTSIEETESDASSDSEDVSAQLQLPVSSAQQRHLNANQPASDRAVAGNGVGSTSVRSRRPDGQCTITEV from the coding sequence ATGGCTGGCTGTGGTGAAATCGATCATTCAATCAATATGCTTCCCACAAACAAGAAGACGAATGAATCGTGTTCCAGTGCAGCACCATCTCTTATGGTCCCTGAATGTGCTATCTGTCTGCAAACATGTGTCCACCCTGTGAGTCTGCCTTGTAAACATGTCTTCTGCTATCTCTGTGTGAAAGGAGCTTCCTGGCTGGGAAAGCGCTGTGCACTCTGTCGGCaggagattcctgaggactttCTTGATAAGCCTACCTTGTTGTCACCTGAGGAACTCAAAGCAGCCAGTAGAGGAAATGGGGAATATGCTTGGTACTATGAAGGCAGAAATGGCTGGTGGCAATATGATGAACGTACCAGTAGGGAGCTGGAAGATGCTTTTTCTAAAGGTAAAAAGAGCACTGAAATGTTAATTGCTGGGTTCTTATATGTGGCAGATCTTGAGAACATGGTTCAGTATAGGAGAAATGAGCATGGACGCCGCAGGAAAATAAAACGGGACATAATAGATATTCCAAAAAAGGGAGTGGCTGGGCTTAGATTGGACTGTGACTCTAATGCTGTTAATCTAGCAAGAGAGAGCTCTGCTGATGGTGCAGACAGTATACCAGCTCTGGGAGCTGCTGCTGGGCAGCCTCTAGCAACTGTTTCTGTTAGACCCCTACCGTCATTAGATGGTCAGCTGACAAGTCCTGCAACGCCATCACCTGATGCAAGCACTCTAGAGAACTCTTTTGCCAACCTGCAAATAAATGGAGACAGTATGGTTGAAAGGAGCCATGGGGGTGAGGGAGAGGAAGACCATGAATCATCATCTTCTGGTAGGGTGCCAATTCTTGACACCTCCATTGAGGAAACAGAATCGGATGCTAGCAGCGATAGTGAGGATGTGTCTGCCCAACTTCAGCTGCCTGTATCCTCTGCTCAGCAGAGACATCTGAATGCAAACCAGCCAGCCTCGGATAGAGCAGTGGCAGGGAATGGGGTGGGGAGCACCAGTGTAAGATCTAGAAGGCCGGATGGACAGTGCACAATAACTGAAGTTTAA